In Helianthus annuus cultivar XRQ/B chromosome 9, HanXRQr2.0-SUNRISE, whole genome shotgun sequence, the following are encoded in one genomic region:
- the LOC110879966 gene encoding uncharacterized protein LOC110879966 — protein MSRGKSLAFSLAIVLLAIGVLNSEALENGLKSMVYLSPKITLYPGSVSNKYYYDIEFPKGHIAIKSFNAEVVDEAGSPVSLQETYLHHWIALRYYNRKGVKNIKYNVNLGFLQSDFIVAGNAGICDSGLPQFFGLGSETRKTSTDVPDPYGIEVGNPLKVPAGYEENWMFNIHAIDTRGAVDAMGCTECRCDLYNVTEDEYGQPLKPNYLGGVNCCYDGTQCKVNSGLESTERNLYLKYTIKWVDWSDSIVPVQIFILDVTDSWEYTGIHDCLIEYDIEKSTNGVATNDFTNTRRSSVILPIDGDVVYAVAHQHCGGIGSALYGENGRVICSSDPIYGQGTSAGDEEGYIVGRSTCYPEPGSARILKGEALTVESNYSNKKSHTGVMGHFYILVADSSLGLNEPVQIHDELKELISLWGVAVFGLAICVAVLVACQKRNRNEDAYMPYCNLNTRYLI, from the exons ATGTCACGCGGCAAAAGTCTAGCTTTCTCGTTAGCTATTGTTTTATTGGCAATAGGTGTTCTAAATTCTGAAGCTcttgaaaatgggttaaaatCCATGGTGTATTTATCACCTAAAATAACCCTATATCCGGGTTCAGTTTCAAACAAATACTATTATGACATCGAGTTCCCAAAAGGTCATATTGCTATCAAAAGTTTCAATGCTGAAGTTGTTGATGAAGCAGGAAGTCCTGTTTCTCTTCAAGAAACTTATCTCCACCACTGGATTGCACTAAGATACTACAATCGTAAGGGTGTTAAGAATATAAAGTACAATGTTAATCTCGGATTCCTCCAATCAGATTTCATTGTTGCCGGGAATGCTGGAATATGCGATTCTGGTCTTCCACAGTTTTTTGGATTAGGATCCGAAACACGAAAAACATCCACTGATGTTCCTGATCCTTATGGAATCGAAGTTGGTAATCCGCTCAAAGTTCCCGCAGGATATGAAGAAAACTGGATGTTTAACATCCATGCAATTGACACTCGGGGTGCCGTAGATGCAATGGGATGTACTGAATGCAG ATGTGACTTGTACAATGTGACAGAAGATGAATATGGCCAACCATTGAAACCAAATTATTTAGGAGGAGTAAATTGTTGCTATGATGGAACACAATGCAAAGTGAATAGTGGGCTTGAAAGTACTGAAAGAAACCTTTACTTGAAGTACACCATTAAGTGGGTTGATTGGAGTGACTCTATAGTACCTGTTCAAATCTTTATATTAGATGTCACTGATAGTTGGGAGTACACAGGAATCCATGATTGCCTT ATCGAGTATGACATTGAAAAATCTACCAATGGAGTTGCTACTAATGACTTTACGAACACCAGGAGGTCAAGTGTGATTCTCCCTATTGATGGTGATGTCGTTTATGCTGTTGCTCACCAGCATTGTGGTGGAATAGGTTCTGCTCTTTATGGGGAG aatGGACGAGTCATTTGCTCGTCTGACCCTATATACGGGCAAGGAACGAGTGCAGGAGATGAAGAAGGTTACATTGTAGGAAGGTCCACATGTTATCCTGAACCAGGTTCTGCGAGAATACTTAAAGGTGAAGCTTTAACCGTGGAGTCCAATTACAGCAATAAAAAGAGCCACACTGGAGTTATGGGGCACTTCTATATTCTTGTTGCGGACTCTTCTTTGGGTCTCAATGAACCAGTTCAA ATTCATGACGAATTAAAAGAACTGATCTCCTTGTGGGGGGTTGCTGTGTTTGGATTGGCAATTTGTGTTGCTGTTTTGGTTGCTTGTCAAAAAAGAAATAGGAATGAGGATGCGTACATGCCCTATTGCAACTTGAACACCCGTTATCTGATATGA